A region from the Afifella aestuarii genome encodes:
- a CDS encoding PH domain-containing protein — MPTQAEPLYSAHPSMFKSSPLLFIICVVTIPVLVGLIVIIGWYIKTRSELFTITADEVQYEVGLFSKQIKEMKRSSVRSVNVDQSFIDRIVGAAKVTIYSAGDEPEIVVSGLPEPARLRELL, encoded by the coding sequence ATGCCCACTCAAGCCGAGCCGCTTTATTCCGCTCATCCCTCGATGTTCAAGTCGAGCCCGCTTCTCTTCATCATCTGCGTCGTCACGATCCCGGTCCTCGTCGGCCTGATCGTGATCATCGGCTGGTACATCAAGACACGGTCGGAGTTGTTCACGATCACCGCCGATGAGGTGCAATACGAGGTCGGACTGTTCTCCAAGCAGATCAAGGAGATGAAGCGCAGCTCCGTGCGCTCGGTGAACGTCGACCAGTCATTCATCGACCGGATCGTCGGCGCCGCCAAGGTGACGATCTATTCCGCCGGCGATGAGCCGGAGATTGTCGTCAGCGGCCTGCCGGAGCCGGCACGTCTGCGCGAGCTTCTCTAG
- a CDS encoding cytochrome b — protein sequence MQVEDTRGGYGALSLAIHWLAAAGIIALWLLGNQMEDLPRGPERTAALDLHVSVGVVLFVILAGRVLWRLFSTLPDSPDGPPTLRIFSRAVQVGLLLCLTILIISGPMTIWTAGRPLPVFGLFAIPSPLTENHSLHEVFETVHVVTSKVILVLFLVHVLGALKLWVTRPSLLRMVAPGR from the coding sequence ATGCAGGTTGAAGATACTCGAGGCGGTTATGGCGCGCTCTCGCTCGCCATCCATTGGCTTGCAGCCGCGGGCATCATCGCCCTCTGGCTCCTTGGAAATCAGATGGAAGATCTGCCCCGCGGACCGGAAAGAACCGCGGCGCTCGATCTGCACGTGTCGGTCGGCGTCGTTCTCTTCGTCATTCTGGCGGGGCGGGTTCTCTGGCGGCTCTTCAGCACCCTGCCCGACAGTCCGGACGGACCGCCCACCTTGCGCATTTTCTCACGCGCCGTTCAGGTCGGCCTTCTCCTCTGCCTGACCATCCTCATCATCTCCGGCCCGATGACCATCTGGACCGCGGGCCGGCCGCTGCCGGTCTTCGGCCTGTTCGCAATCCCGAGCCCGCTCACCGAAAACCACTCCCTGCACGAGGTGTTCGAGACGGTGCACGTCGTCACGAGCAAGGTGATCCTCGTTCTCTTCCTGGTACATGTCCTGGGGGCTCTGAAGCTGTGGGTCACGCGCCCATCTCTTTTGCGCATGGTGGCGCCCGGCCGCTGA
- a CDS encoding EF-hand domain-containing protein, whose amino-acid sequence MRNDRTTPRRAFVQIAAPAVLAAAMALSPAWAQQGPGAGMGQGMGQGMGQGQGTGRGMGQGMGQGMGRGMGQGMAARVDAMDTNGDGVISLDEATAWHQSVFDTMDSNGDGQLTKDEYMSVRFAFGPGGGQGPRAAQMTQRKEARFTQADTNKDGRLSRDEFMASGNSRFAAADYNKDGRVTPAEFAASRNF is encoded by the coding sequence ATGAGAAACGATCGCACCACACCGAGACGGGCATTTGTGCAGATTGCAGCACCCGCTGTGCTGGCTGCTGCAATGGCATTGTCGCCCGCATGGGCGCAGCAGGGTCCCGGCGCAGGCATGGGTCAAGGCATGGGCCAGGGTATGGGCCAGGGCCAAGGCACGGGACGCGGCATGGGCCAGGGTATGGGTCAAGGTATGGGCCGCGGCATGGGCCAGGGCATGGCCGCCCGCGTCGACGCCATGGATACCAATGGCGACGGCGTGATTTCGCTGGACGAAGCGACCGCCTGGCACCAGTCCGTCTTCGATACGATGGACAGCAACGGCGATGGCCAGCTGACGAAAGACGAATACATGTCGGTCCGCTTCGCCTTCGGTCCGGGCGGCGGCCAGGGCCCGCGTGCGGCCCAGATGACGCAGCGCAAGGAAGCGCGCTTCACCCAGGCCGACACCAACAAGGATGGTCGCCTGTCGCGGGACGAGTTCATGGCCTCGGGCAATAGCCGTTTTGCCGCCGCGGACTACAACAAAGACGGCCGCGTGACGCCGGCAGAGTTTGCGGCATCACGCAATTTCTGA